Below is a window of Flavobacterium cyclinae DNA.
CATTTTTACTGATAGAACTAAAGGACAATCTAAAATGAGTGGTGGAATTATCAGAGAAGCTGTTGTAGGAGTAATAATGTTGAGATTACGTAAAATAATAAATAGATTATAATGAGTTGTTTTTTAATTAGAAATGCAAAAATTGTTAACGAAGGAAAAATAGTTGAAGGTGATATTTTAATTGAAAATGAATTTATTAAAGAAATCGCTGAAAAAATTAGTCCAAAATCATCTGACTGTGTTATAATTGATGCAGAGGGAAGTTATGTAATGCCAGGAGCTATTGATGATCAAGTGCATTTCAGAGAACCAGGACTTACTCATAAAGGGAATATTGAAACAGAAAGTAGAGCTGCTGTTGCTGGAGGAATAACGTCATTTATTGAACAACCTAATACGGTTCCAAATGCAGTTACTCAAGAACTTTTAGAAGATAAATATCAAATTGCTTCTCAAACTTCATATGCTAATTACTCATTTATGATGGGTGGTACTAATGATAATTTAGAAGAAATATTAAAAACAAATCCTAGAAATGTTGCAGGATTAAAACTTTTTTTAGGCTCTTCAACTGGTGATATGTTAGTGGACAGTACTGCTTCATTAGATAAAATATTCTCAAATACAAAGTTATTAATTGCAGTTCATAGCGAAGACGAAACTATAGTAAAAAATAATTTAGCGAAATACAAAGAAATATATGGTGATGATATTCCTGTAGAGAAACATCCTGAAATTCGAAGTGTTGAGGCTTGCTATAAATCTACCGAACGAATCATTGAATTAGCAAAAAAAACTGGAGCTAGACTTCATGTTTTTCATATTTCAACTGCTAAAGAATTAGATTTATTTACCAATAAAATTCCTTTAGAGGAAAAACAAATTACAGCAGAAGTTTGTATTCATCATTTGTGGTTTACGGATGCTGATTATAAAACAAAAGGTTCTTTAATCAAATGGAATCCTGCAGTTAAATCTCAAGAAGACAAAGATGGCTTATGGAAAGCATTATTAGATGATAGAATTGATGTAATTGCAACAGATCATGCGCCACACACTTTAGAAGAAAAAATGCAAGTGTACACAAAAGCACCTTCTGGAGGACCATTAGTTCAACATGCGGTTGTTGCAATGTTTGAAGCGCATCATCAAGGTAAAATTTCGGTTGAAAAAATCGTTGAAAAAATGTGCCATAATCCGGCTAAAATTTTCAAAATTGAAAAAAGAGGATTTATACGTGAAGGTTATTATGCCGATTTAGCTATAGTAAATCCGCATTTACCATGGAATGTTAAAAAAGAAAACATCTTATACAAATGTGGTTGGTCGCCTTTTGAAGAATATAATTTTAAATCTAGAGTAACGCATACTTTTGTGAATGGAAAATTAGTTTTTCAAAATGGAAAAGTAAAAGAAGTTAAAGTTGGACAAAGATTACTTTTTGAAAGAAATTTATAATGAAGCACTTAATTTTTATATTGGGAACCGTTTTTTTAATTTCCTGTTCCAATAACCCAACACCTAAGCCAGAAAATTTATTGGAAGAGGAAGTTATGGTTAATATTATTTATGATTTATCTATACTTCAAGCAGCTGAGGGTGCTTATACGTACAAGTTAGCCGATTCAAATATTGAAATAGATCAATATATCTTTGATAAATATAAAATAGATAGTACTACTTTCAGCCAAAACCAACTCTATTACGCTTCAGATTTAAGTAAATACAAAAAAATATATAAGAAAGTAATTGAAAAGCTTGATAATGAAAAGCTTAAAAATGAAGAATTATTAAAAGATGCAGATAATGCAACTAAACAAAAGGATCCTGCTCCACTAAATTAGTAGTAAGGTATTCTTCCTTTTTTTGAAAGTTAAAATGTAATACCGACTTTATTTTAGTAGCATCAAATTGCTTGTTTGAAATTGCTGCAGCTGCTGTGATTTTTGTTAGTTTTCTTTTTCTTTTTAAGATTTTAGAGAGTAACCAATCCAATCTCCAGGCAATTGAAATCATAGCTTTATTAGCTTCAATAGACGGACTTTTAACTTTTGAAAGTTTGGCAATATAGGTAAGTAGTTTTTTGTTTTCAATGTTTTCTCCCACAAGAATAAATCGTTCCCCATTATTGTTGCTTTTCATTAATTGAATCATACCATTTGCAACGTCGTAAACAGAAACGATTCCAACATTTCCTTTGGTGTAAAAAGACAAACCTCTTTTAACAGATTGAATAATTACATCACTACCTTTTTTGGGGAAACCGAAACCAAAAATTACGCCTGGATTCACGATTACGACTTCTATACCTTCCTGATGGCCTCGCCAAACTTCCATTTCGGCACCATATTTTGTTATGGCGTAATCACTGTGTAATTCTTCTGGATTCCATTCGGTTTCTTCAGTAATTATAGATTCGTGTTCTTTTGGGCTTCCTAAAGCCGCAATTGAACTTACATGG
It encodes the following:
- a CDS encoding DUF4296 domain-containing protein produces the protein MKHLIFILGTVFLISCSNNPTPKPENLLEEEVMVNIIYDLSILQAAEGAYTYKLADSNIEIDQYIFDKYKIDSTTFSQNQLYYASDLSKYKKIYKKVIEKLDNEKLKNEELLKDADNATKQKDPAPLN
- a CDS encoding NAD-dependent epimerase/dehydratase family protein, which gives rise to MILVTGATGLVGSHLLVQLLQENEEVKALFRSEKQIEKVKNVFAFYHQTALFDKINWVQGDITDIPSLEIVFENVTHVYHCAALISFDPNDEEVLRKINIEGTANIVNCCIDFGVKKLCHVSSIAALGSPKEHESIITEETEWNPEELHSDYAITKYGAEMEVWRGHQEGIEVVIVNPGVIFGFGFPKKGSDVIIQSVKRGLSFYTKGNVGIVSVYDVANGMIQLMKSNNNGERFILVGENIENKKLLTYIAKLSKVKSPSIEANKAMISIAWRLDWLLSKILKRKRKLTKITAAAAISNKQFDATKIKSVLHFNFQKKEEYLTTNLVEQDPFV
- a CDS encoding dihydroorotase gives rise to the protein MSCFLIRNAKIVNEGKIVEGDILIENEFIKEIAEKISPKSSDCVIIDAEGSYVMPGAIDDQVHFREPGLTHKGNIETESRAAVAGGITSFIEQPNTVPNAVTQELLEDKYQIASQTSYANYSFMMGGTNDNLEEILKTNPRNVAGLKLFLGSSTGDMLVDSTASLDKIFSNTKLLIAVHSEDETIVKNNLAKYKEIYGDDIPVEKHPEIRSVEACYKSTERIIELAKKTGARLHVFHISTAKELDLFTNKIPLEEKQITAEVCIHHLWFTDADYKTKGSLIKWNPAVKSQEDKDGLWKALLDDRIDVIATDHAPHTLEEKMQVYTKAPSGGPLVQHAVVAMFEAHHQGKISVEKIVEKMCHNPAKIFKIEKRGFIREGYYADLAIVNPHLPWNVKKENILYKCGWSPFEEYNFKSRVTHTFVNGKLVFQNGKVKEVKVGQRLLFERNL